The Desulfobacterales bacterium genome includes the window AATGATAAATACTCCGTCAGGCAATGCGATAATCACAGGATTTTGCGCTATAATGGAAAATTTTTATCCTCCAAAGTCTATAACTTCTATGGAAATGGAAGTTATACCGCCAGGGACTCATGTTAATGTTTATGAATCCTATGATATTTTATTAAAAATAAAAAACTCGGCAGATATTCTTATTCCTCTCCATGAGCCAAAATTTGCCTCAATAGAAACCATTGAGTAATTAATATATTTTAATGAAAGGGTAAAAAATATGGTTTATAGCTTAAATAAAATAATTATTTGCTCCGGGATACTCTTATCTCTTATTTACGTTTTTTTTAATGAAACTTATGCATGGGCAGATGATTTAGAAAAAAATCTTTTAGAAATAATCCAAGATTTTGAAAGACACATAGGAAATGCTGACATAAATAAAAAATACTACATTGTAGTCAGGTCATTTATAGACACCCCTTCAAATAAAAGAAAAAGAATTTCAGCAGAAATTGAAGACAGTCTTGTGGACATAATCATTGAAATGTTTAGGGACAAAAAGAATATAATCGTTCTTGAACGAAAGAGGATTGAAGCTCTTGAAAAAGAAGTTGCAGATGAGGCCAACAATATTCACTTTGAAGAAGGTGTTTTAGAAAAAAAACTTGGTAAAAAACTTGGAGCTGGTTTTTTAATTACAGGAACTATATCGAAACTAAGTAAAAGTCTTAGAATACGAGCAAAAATGATAGATATTATCACGGGTGAAATTATCTCGAGTTCAAGCTGCAATGTAAGGCTTGATGAAATAGATCCGGCGTTTATAAGCGATTACGATGATGAAAAACAGACAAGCAAACCTAAAAAAGAAGAACCAAAACATTCAACACAAAAGGTTAAAACTACCTCAAAAGAAGTAAAACCTGTTAATAGTTACAATCAGGATCAAGACCCTGGACAATGGGCTCCTAATCCAGCCCCTAATACCCCATCTTATCAGCCTATGGGGAATTTTTGCTGTGATATTTGGGGAAATAAACGATGCCAGCTTGTTCAACCAGTGCCAGTAGGCACCTCCTGCTTTTGTGTAGGTCAAGGATGGGGATATGCTTGTGAATAAACAAGTAATAGTTTAAAAAAATTAACTTATCATACTCTGACAAGGAAATTTAAAATGAAGCTTACAGATATTGCTCCTATAAAAAAATGGACAGAAATAGAGGATAAAATTCATGATATCTCAGGTTTACATGTTTCAGTATTTGATATTGATGGATTCAGAATAATTGAAGATAAAAATTATCCCAACAAACTTTGTGCTGCAATAAAGTCGACTAAAAAAGGTCAAAGTTTTATTTGCTCTGTTGCGCACCAGAATATTGCAAATCAAGCAATGAATTCAAAAAAATCTTTAATTGAAGAATGCGATGCAGGTCTTTTAAAATTACTTGTCCCGATATTTGTAAATGGGGAATTTATAGGAAGCATTGGCGGATGCGGTCATATACTTGACGGAGGAGAGATAGATCCATTTCTTATAAGCAAAACTATTGATATTGATGAAAATGAAATAAATAAACTTTCCTCTGGCATTCCTAATATGTCTGTTAAAAAAGCAGAATCAATTATAAATGAGATTGAGTCATTATTAGGTTCAATTATTTGCTAAAAAAGCTTAATATAATCAGGTCGCTCCATAGAGATTTGTGAAATGTATTTATTTAATTGAGTCAAGCCATAGTTTATATTAGTTCTATTTGGCATCTTCCCACATTTTTTTAAATTTATTTTGATAACGAGCGGGCAATACTTTCCATAAAATTAAATTGTTTTTAAAATAATTGGGATCGTCAAGATGGTATGTTTTGATTTCTTCTGGAGTTAAGTGTTCCTTGATTGAGGTCTAATTTTTAATACAAAATATATTAAAATGTTCAATTTTAATATATAAAATGTTTAAATAGAGGTTAGACCACAGGCCAAATAATTACAGGTAGCACCCTTGGTTTTTCCAGCTTAGGCAATGCGTTAAATCTTGTAATCAGGTCAGGAAAACTCAACGATTCATTGAATCGTCTTACAAAATTTTTTAAGGATTTTATGTATCAAGTTTATGTAATATCAAATACAGATAAGCCATTGATGCCGACAGTAAGGTTCGGAAAGGTAAGAAGGATGTTAAAATCAGGGCGAGCTATAGTTATTTCCAGAAAACCATTTACGATTAAGCTTCTTTATGATACGCCCGAAATTGTTCAGTCTTTGACGTTAGGAATTGACCCAGGCACTAATAATATTGGAGTTGCTGTTAGACGTGAAGACAGGGTTGCTGTTTTTTTTGGTGAGTTAGAAACAAGAACACTTTTTAATTCTGGATTCCAGCCTTCGCTGGAATCCAGTTTAAATATTATGCTGTTGTTTTAAAGCGTTAACTACTTATAGAATTTAGGGTTTTCCATCTTCAAAAAGTTTCTGGGGCTGAAGCGGCTGAAAGAAATTTTCCGCTCGACCTGCAGCAAGAGATAATTGTTCTTTTTCCATGTTATTAACAATAATTCTGCCTGAAGTTTTAAGTAGATGAATGCAGGCAGAAATTCCCATATTTACTATTCCTTGCCCTAAAGAACTTATTTTATATTTATTCATTGGATCTGAAATATAATACTTTGCAGAAATTTTCGTTAAATTAACAGCAAGGTTAATGATTCTATCAGTATATTTTCCTTTGACAGGATTCTTTTTTATTTCATAAATCAAGTCAAAAATTTGTTGAGCTTCTTCTTTAGTATAGGGTAGGGATTTTACAAAATTAGTTCCTTCTGGGCTTAATACTTTTTCTGACCATGACAGCATTTGCATCAATTGATCCAAAGAAATTTCCCTAATCGCCAAAAGTCTTTTAATTATTCTTCTAAAAATTTCAACAGCGGTATTTGCAGCCTCTCTGACCATGTTATTAATAAAGCCTCCAACTTGAATCATTGATAAACCAGAATTTAAATAATGGTCAATGAAAACTTTTATAATATCAACTATAGTATCTAAAACCTCATCCGCTTTAACTCCAATAGCAGCGTCATTCATAGGATTTATTTTTAACATGTCTTTAGGATGGCCTGGAGCCATGACTGATGGATTTATAAAGTCAGCCATTATAGTTCCATCTTGTGATTTAATTTTACATATATCTATCTCAATTGGTCTTACTAAGACTTTATAGGCTTTTGCGGCTATAAAAACTTCTTCTTTTCCCATTGATTCAAAAACTTTTTCTAATGCGGGCCTGCTTACTGTTAAACTTATGTTTACAGCAAAATTAATAAGCTTTCGAGCAAATGCTGGAACCCCCATAAGTTCAGTTGGCTTCATAACATAAAAAGAAGCAACTCCTTCAACTATCTGCATTGAAACATCAACAGCTGCTTTAGCATAATAAGCTTGTCTTGGATCTTCATAGGCGGCATTTAAGAGTTCTATAGCTTTTTTGCCTAATTCTTGAGATAAAGGCATCGCTGACATATAATTAGCGTCTAATTTTATCGGCAACGCATCATTAAAATCCATATCTGCGACATGTAAGATACTTTCACCCCAATTTACAATAATCATTAATTGTTCTCTGGATAAATTTTTAAATACTCTTTTTCCAGTTTTACGGGTAACACTTAAAATAGTCCTCACTCCTGTAGTAAGAAGTTTACGAGCTAATTTGCCAGAATTAATTAAATCTGTAATCATAATAATAATTTCACCAACTGTGCTATCAGTTACATCCATAATAGCGTCAATTAGCTCATCTGTATTTATTTTTTCACGAGGATTTTTACGTATTTTATCAAGAGCCATTAATATTTCTTCTGATATATTTGTAGGCATTGGTGTAATGTAATAAGTTGTTGGATTGACGGCTATTTTGATTTCATTAGATTTGATAGAACCTTTATCTTCCAAATTAATAATTTCATTTTTATTTGTATCGGAAGTGGCTTGAAATGAGGGTTTTGTTTCAGTAAATAGTTTAGAAATAAACTTTATTAGCTGTAAAAAAATAATTACAGCCGTAGCTGAAATAATAAACCTTAAAAAACCATTTAGCGGTAAATACGTTTCGCTACCGATTGTAAGTCCTATGACTAAGCCTAAAAAAATTAGTAATTTGATTAATAATTTTATCATTCGTCCTCCCCTAAAAAAGTTTAAAGTTTATATTTATAATAAAATTAATTTATAAAGGTATATATATATTAAGATAAATTAATGCAATTTTTTTTTAAGGAATATAGAAAGACTTAAAAGGCATAGAAACGGAAATGGGGATATAAAAAAGTCTAATGATGGATTTGCTGAAATTCTATCTCGCAAGAAATAAAATATACATAATGATTCCGGCGCTTGAAATTAAGCCTATAAATATTAGGGAAAGAGGATATTTATCACTTTTGCGGCGGTATCTCTTAATGCTGAAGGTGAGTCCAATAATGCTTAACATCAAACCCGCTATCATAAGATAGAAAATCCGATGGACTAAAGCAAGATTCCATTCTGTATTTCTTTGAAGATTGAAAAATCTGTCCATCAGAGTAACTTCTTCAGGTCTTGCTCGTTGTAATATATACATTACTGCAAACATTAAGAGCCAGCTTAATACTCCCAAAAATCTTATTGTATTAACTAAAAAATCAGGACCTCTACGCCGTTCACGTTTTATTTCTCCATCTGTATCTTCCATTTTATACATTATACAAACCAACCTTGCTATTGATAATAATATCAATAAAAAAACAATTAAAGTCCTATCAATAATATTTTTAGCCTTAAGTATAGTTTAATTTTATTGATAAATCTATCAATAAAATTAAATTTCGTAAAATTTTTACTTTTTAATTAAAGGACATTTAAGCATTCTTTCATATAATTCAATATATTGTTTCGCTGTAACACTGTGATTGAATCTTGCCGCACTTTCTTCCATAATTCTTTTTATTTGAGGTTCTTTTATTTCTGGGGGCAAATTATAAAATCTCATTGCTTCATTAATTGCCCAAAAAAGTCCGTTAGAATCAAAATTTTTAAAGACAAAACCATTCCCTGTATTTTTTTCAATATCAATATGAGTTATTGTATCATGAATTCCTCCAGTATCATGAACTACAGGAAGATTTCCATAAATTGGCGCAATCATTTGAGGCAACCCGCAAGGTTCAAACCGAGAAGGCATTAAAATGAAGTCAGATGCAGCGTAAGCAATATGTTCAAACCTTTCTCTAAAATCTATTAAAGCAACTCTATCATTTAAATTATGATGATTAACTATTTCTTTAAAGTATTTTTTATACTCCCCATCAGCTACAAAAATAATTTGAAGATTTTGATGCCAATAGGATGATACAACCCTATATAAAATTTCACTTAAAAGCTGACATCCTTTTTGAATATTATCAAGGCGTGATGGCCAAAAAAATAGAGGAGCTGATTCATCTTTAATAAGTCCAAATGATTCCTGGAGAAAACGCTTGTTATATTGCTTGCCTACATAAAAATCTTCTGAATTATAATTCCATGCTAAATGCTTATCTTGTTCAGGATTAAATAATGGGTCAGGAGCATTTAATATACCAGTAGCACATCCTGATCTCCATTTATTTATAAGTTCACTTCTTATGGAATCCTCAACAAAACTATGTTTGCCTTCAACAATTTCTATAAGAAATGTAGGGCTTACTGTATTAACAAAATGGGATGAAAAAATTCCACTCGTTAAAAAATCAATGTTGTTTGTTTCCCTTGATTCTTGATAGTTAATAGGCATTTTTTCAAAATAAAGATTTTCCCAACAAGCCTCAACATCAAGGCCTCTTTCTTCAATAATAGACATCTGACTTTTTACAGTATGGATATTATGAATTGTAAAAAGACATGGAATACCAAGTTTTCTTGCCATAGCAGGAATAAGCCCTGTCATCCAGTCATTACAATGTATTAAGTCAGGCTGAACAGTAGGAATAATGTTATTAATAACTTCCCGCTGAAAAGCTAAAGCAACTTTTGTATTTTCAAGTCCATCTTTAGAATAAATATGATCAACATAAAAAAAAGCCCGATCTTCAGCTAAATGAATTCTATCATGGGGCATTTTTCTTTTTATGGCATTTAGTTCACGATTAAGAAAAGGTGCTAATTTTTCTCGAAATATAGCTCGATAATTTGGTAAAGCAATATGAACATCTGCCCCTTGATCGAATAAGGCATTAATCAAAGCGGCTGATACGTCTGCAAGACCTCCTGCTTTGGCGGTAAGAAAGTTTGCAAATGAACCCATTCTGTTAGGAAGATACGTAACTTCAGGTGTGACAATCAATACTCTTGGATTTAATGTACTCATTTTTTCTCCTTCCGCCATAAACTAAAAATTATTAATATGAATTAATCTATATTACACTGGCAAAAACTATACCGTTTTTCTTATATTAAAATTTACCGTAAATAAAGAAAATTCTTAATTTGTTATTGTCAACAATTTTTACGAAATATAAAAAAAACGAACATAAAAATATAGTCGAAAATAATTTAATTATTTATTGTTAAAATTGAACTTAGAATATAATGTTTATTCTGTTTTATTTTTTCGCGTATTTAGTGTATTTCGTGATTATTTTTTTTAGTCAGTTTGAAAGGGAATATTATTGGCGGAGGTGCATGGGAATCGAACCCACCCGGGACGGTTTTAGCGCCCCACACCGGATTTGAAGTCCGGGAGCCCCACCAGCGAGCTGTGCACCTCCATGTTTTTTATAACTTAAATATTCTTTTATAGAATTTTAAGTTATTGTCAATAGTTTAGTATGAAACTTTTTTAAAATAAATTGCAGTCATTTAAAAAAATATGTTAATCATGTAAAATTATGAATCAAAAAGAAAATACAATAAGGGCATTTATTGCAGTTGAAATCCCACAAAATATTTTTCCTTTCTTGAAAAAAACTTGTGAAAATTTCAAGTCAATAATAAAAAAAACAAATAGGATAAGTTGGGTTAATATAGAAAATATCCACATCACCCTGAAATTTTTAGGTGATATTAATATTGATGCAATAGATAAAATTAAAGAAGCAATTAAAATAACTGCAAAACAAATATCTCCTTTTTCTTTAAAGCTTAAGGAAATTGGTGTTTTTCCAAGTGTAAGAAAACCTCGCGTTATTTGGCTTGGAATATCAGAAAACGTAAAAAAACTTATAACTTTAAATGAAATACTTGAAGATAACATGGAAAAAATAGGTTTCAGCAAAGAAGAAAAGCAATTTAAAGCTCACATTACAATGGCTCGAGTTAAAGAAATAAAATCCTATGAAGAAATAGCTAACGCTATTAATAGTGTTTCTGCCCCAGAATCTGAATCATTTATGTGTGATAAATTAATTCTATTTCAAAGCACCCTAAAACCAACTGGAGCAATATACAATAAAATTATAGTAGAACCTTTAAAATAAAAAAATAAAATTAAGGAGGATCAATGGCAAGTTCCCAAAAAGAAATTAATCAAGGTGGTACAGCTCAAGAAAAGGAGAAAGCTTTAGAAGGAGCCTTATCTCAAATAGAAAAAGTATATGGAAAAGGCGCAATCATGAAGCTTGGAGGCAATCCCATACTTCAAGTCCCTACTATACCAACTGGGTCAATATCATTGGATAGGGCTTTAGGCATAGGAGGTTTGCCTCGAGGAAGAATCACAGAAATTTATGGACCTGAATCATCAGGAAAAACAACGTTAGCCCTTCATGTAGTTGCTGAAGCCCAACAAAGGGGAGGCATAGCAGCTTTTATAGATGCTGAACATGCGCTTGATATAATTTATGCTAAAAAATTAGGAGTCAATTGTGATGAGCTTCTTGTTTCTCAGCCTGATACTGGAGAGCAAGCTCTTGAAATAGTAGAAATGCTTGTAAGAAGTGGAGCTATAGATATAATAGTTATAGACTCAGTCGCTGCTTTAGTTCCCCGTGCTGAAATAGAAGGCGAAATGGGAGACGCTCATATGGCTCTTCAAGCAAGGCTTATGTCTCAGGCTTTAAGAAAGCTTACAGCAATTATAGGAAAAACCCATACCTCTTTGATTTTTATAAATCAGCTTCGTATGAAAATAGGTCTTGTATTCGGAAACCCTGAAACAACTACCGGTGGAAATGCTTTAAAGTTTTATGCCTCACTCAGACTTGAAATCAGAAAAGGTAACCCAATCAAAGAAGGTCCAGATGTAATTGGTCATAGAACAAAAGTAAAAGTTGTTAAAAATAAACTCGCACCACCATTTAAAGAAGCAGAATTTGATTTAACTTTTGGAGACGGTATCTCAAAAATTGGCGATCTTTTAGACGTAGGCGTAGAAGTCGGAATAATTGATAAAAGCGGTTCATGGTATTCATTTGAAGGAGAAAGAATCGGTCAAGGCAGAGAAAATGTTAAGAAATTTTTTAATGACAACCCTGAAATATATAATACAATGAGAAGTAGAGTCAGGGAAAAATTAGGTTATGGGGAAAAAGAGAAACCTGAAGAATCAAAATCAAAAGATACTTCTAAAGAATCAAAATCAAAAGACGTTTCTAAAGATTCAAAATAAATGGAGTTACAAATGACAGCAGATGAAGTTCGACAAAAATTCCTCGATTATTTTAAAAAATATAATCACACAATAATAAAAAGCTCTTCAGTTGTTCCGAGTGATGATCCTACTCTTTTATTTACTAACGCAGGAATGGTTCAATTTAAACGTTATTTTATAGGAGAAGAACAAAGAGACTATAAAAAAGCGGTATCTTCCCAAAAATGTATAAGAGCTGGCGGTAAACATAATGACCTTGAAAATGTCGGATATACCGCAAGGCATCATACTTTTTTTGAAATGCTCGGTAATTTTTCTTTTGGAGATTATTTTAAAGAAAACGCTATTGAATTTGCTTGGGACCTTCTTACAAACGGATTTAAGCTTCCTTCTGAAAAATTATGGGTATCTGTATATGAAGACGATGATGAAGCCTTTAAAATATGGGAAAAAAAGATAGGTGTTCGGCCAGAAAAAATAGTTAGGTTAGGAGCTTTAGACAATTTTTGGGCAATGGGAGATACAGGTCCATGCGGGCCTTGCTCTGAAATATTAATAGACAGAGGAGACTCTTTCGGCTGCGGAAAGCCTGAATGTCAAGTTGGATGTGATTGCGACAGATTCCTTGAAATATGGAATCTTGTATTTATGCAGTTTAACCGAACAGCCTCAGGCCAAATGGAAAATCTTCCAAAACCAAGCATTGATACAGGAATGGGATTGGAAAGAATTTTATCGGTTATTCATAATACTCAAACGAACTATGACACAGATCTTTTCAGTCCAATAATAAAAAAAATAGAAGAATTATCAGAAAAAAAATATAAAGAATCATTTACCAGTAAAGTTGCAATGAGGGTCATTGCTGATCATACCCGAGCTGCGGCATTTATTATTGGAGATGGAATTTTACCTGCTAATGAAGGTCGAGGCTATGTTCTTAGGCGAATATTGAGACGAGCGTTACGATATGGAAGAAGCATAGGTCTTAATAAACCTTTTTTAACTGAAACAGTTAAAGTTTTATTTGATATAATGCAAAATCCTTACCCTGAACTAAAAGAATCAGCAGCATTTATTGAAAATATAATTAAAAATGAAGAAGCAAGATTTTCAGAAACATTAGATAATGGTCTTAGACTATTAACAGAAACCCTTTCTTCTCTAAGTTCAAAGGGCAAAGCAGTTATACCTGGAGATATAGTTTTTAAGCTTTATGATACTTATGGTTTTCCCATTGATATAGTAAAAGACAT containing:
- a CDS encoding RRXRR domain-containing protein, with amino-acid sequence MYQVYVISNTDKPLMPTVRFGKVRRMLKSGRAIVISRKPFTIKLLYDTPEIVQSLTLGIDPGTNNIGVAVRREDRVAVFFGELETRTLFNSGFQPSLESSLNIMLLF
- a CDS encoding PocR ligand-binding domain-containing protein, which gives rise to MKLTDIAPIKKWTEIEDKIHDISGLHVSVFDIDGFRIIEDKNYPNKLCAAIKSTKKGQSFICSVAHQNIANQAMNSKKSLIEECDAGLLKLLVPIFVNGEFIGSIGGCGHILDGGEIDPFLISKTIDIDENEINKLSSGIPNMSVKKAESIINEIESLLGSIIC
- the recA gene encoding recombinase RecA, producing the protein MASSQKEINQGGTAQEKEKALEGALSQIEKVYGKGAIMKLGGNPILQVPTIPTGSISLDRALGIGGLPRGRITEIYGPESSGKTTLALHVVAEAQQRGGIAAFIDAEHALDIIYAKKLGVNCDELLVSQPDTGEQALEIVEMLVRSGAIDIIVIDSVAALVPRAEIEGEMGDAHMALQARLMSQALRKLTAIIGKTHTSLIFINQLRMKIGLVFGNPETTTGGNALKFYASLRLEIRKGNPIKEGPDVIGHRTKVKVVKNKLAPPFKEAEFDLTFGDGISKIGDLLDVGVEVGIIDKSGSWYSFEGERIGQGRENVKKFFNDNPEIYNTMRSRVREKLGYGEKEKPEESKSKDTSKESKSKDVSKDSK
- a CDS encoding glycogen/starch synthase — encoded protein: MSTLNPRVLIVTPEVTYLPNRMGSFANFLTAKAGGLADVSAALINALFDQGADVHIALPNYRAIFREKLAPFLNRELNAIKRKMPHDRIHLAEDRAFFYVDHIYSKDGLENTKVALAFQREVINNIIPTVQPDLIHCNDWMTGLIPAMARKLGIPCLFTIHNIHTVKSQMSIIEERGLDVEACWENLYFEKMPINYQESRETNNIDFLTSGIFSSHFVNTVSPTFLIEIVEGKHSFVEDSIRSELINKWRSGCATGILNAPDPLFNPEQDKHLAWNYNSEDFYVGKQYNKRFLQESFGLIKDESAPLFFWPSRLDNIQKGCQLLSEILYRVVSSYWHQNLQIIFVADGEYKKYFKEIVNHHNLNDRVALIDFRERFEHIAYAASDFILMPSRFEPCGLPQMIAPIYGNLPVVHDTGGIHDTITHIDIEKNTGNGFVFKNFDSNGLFWAINEAMRFYNLPPEIKEPQIKRIMEESAARFNHSVTAKQYIELYERMLKCPLIKK
- the thpR gene encoding RNA 2',3'-cyclic phosphodiesterase, whose product is MNQKENTIRAFIAVEIPQNIFPFLKKTCENFKSIIKKTNRISWVNIENIHITLKFLGDINIDAIDKIKEAIKITAKQISPFSLKLKEIGVFPSVRKPRVIWLGISENVKKLITLNEILEDNMEKIGFSKEEKQFKAHITMARVKEIKSYEEIANAINSVSAPESESFMCDKLILFQSTLKPTGAIYNKIIVEPLK